A single region of the Tachyglossus aculeatus isolate mTacAcu1 chromosome X1, mTacAcu1.pri, whole genome shotgun sequence genome encodes:
- the CD70 gene encoding CD70 antigen gives MVCLVAWLTLLSFFQLAHFFLSLYPLAGRDPTLLSKEKVKFPTAHLLLNHSDGLPVKRLQWMGGAQQGRSFVQGMELTAGNLKVLQGGIYYIYIQVTLSNCSLGQERTLSIKVHTPQWSAKLLSHEFGRSCSLFMGGQFLLSSQDVLEVECNSPEVPWGGRDETFFGAFLVDRGSP, from the exons ATGGTCTGCCTTGTGGCCTGGCTCACTCTGCTCAGCTTCttccagctggcacacttctTCTTATCTCTATACCCACTGGCAGGCAGGGACCCCACG CTCTTGTCGAAAGAAAAGGTTAAATTCCCTACAGCTCATCTTCTCCTCAATCACTCAG ATGGTTTGCCGGTGAAGCGGCTTCAATGGATGGGGGGCGCCCAACAGGGCCGCTCCTTCGTGCAGGGGATGGAGCTGACGGCGGGGAACCTGAAGGTCCTCCAGGGCGGCATCTATTACATCTACATCCAGGTGACCCTGAGCAACTGCTCTCTGGGCCAGGAGAGAACCTTGTCCATCAAAGTCCACACCCCGCAGTGGTCTGCCAAGCTGCTGAGCCATGAATTTGGCAGAAGCTGCTCCCTCTTCATGGGTGGCCAGTTCCTGCTCTCTTCCCAGGACGTGCTCGAAGTGGAGTGCAACTCACCTGAGGTCCCCTGGGGAGGCAGAGATGAGACCTTCTTTGGAGCCTTCCTGGTGGACCGAGGCTCCCCCTGA